The proteins below are encoded in one region of Helianthus annuus cultivar XRQ/B chromosome 2, HanXRQr2.0-SUNRISE, whole genome shotgun sequence:
- the LOC110918870 gene encoding protein disulfide-isomerase 5-2, with translation MCGVLLLLLLLIVCIVWWPMMIRCHEGKVLELDESNFDSAISSFDFIFVDFYAPWCAHCNRLSPELDKAAPILSGLKTPVVIAKIDADKYSRIASKYKIDGFPTLKVFMHGVPTDYNGPRKSDKLVLYLRKFVAPDVTVVESDSGITEFVEAAGTFFPIFIGFGLDESAISNLAIKYKKNAWFAVAKDFSENMMALYDFDKAPALLALHPNFNEQSIFYGPFEDNFLEEFIQQSLLPLTLPMTGDNLKLLKDDKRKIVLTIVEDETDYESKGLIKLLRAAASANRDFVFAYVGYNQWKDFAEAFEVGRKTTLPKMVVWDGNEVFFSVIDSESIDREDQGSQITLFLERYREGKVIEKALGASFVGYLSSLVGMRTVYILVFLVAVMFLIATIGKEESSDASTSVADNRETARLHADKED, from the exons ATGTGTGGtgtcctgttgctgttgctgttgttaATAGTTTGCATCGTGTGGTGGCCTATGATGATCCGTTGCCATGAGGGGAAGGTGTTGGAGCTTGATGAATCCAACTTCGATTCCGCTATTTCTTCCTTCGATTTCATCTTCGTTGATTTCTATGCTCCCTGGTGTGCCCATTGCAACCGTCTTTCTCCCGAG ttgGATAAAGCAGCTCCTATACTTTCGGGATTGAAGACACCTGTAGTGATCGCAAAAATTGATGCTGATAAATATTCCCGTATTGCTTCAAAATATAAAATTGA TGGTTTCCCGACGTTGAAGGTTTTCATGCATGGAGTTCCCACAGATTATAACGGGCCAAGAAAATCAGACAAACTGGTTCTGTACCTGAGGAAGTTTGTTGCTCCTGATGTTACTGTTGTTGAATCGGATTCTGGTATTACTGAGTTTGTTGAAGCAGCTGGGACGTTTTTTCCTATATTCATAGGATTTGGTTTGGATGAGTCAGCAATATCAAATTTGGCAATTAAATACAAGAAAAATGCATGGTTTGCTGTGGCAAAAGATTTCTCAGAAAATATGATGGCTTTATATGATTTCGATAAGGCGCCTGCTTTGTTAGCTCTTCATCCAAATTTCAATGAGCAGAGCATCTTCTATGGTCCGTTTGAAGATAACTTTTTGGAAGAATTTATTCAACAGAGTCTATTGCCATTGACCCTACCAATGACCGGAGACAATCTAAAGCTTTTGAAAGATGATAAAAGGAAAATTGTGTTGACAATTGTGGAGGATGAGACAGATTATGAATCCAAGGGATTAATCAAGTTATTGAGGGCTGCTGCATCTGCAAACCGTGATTTTGTATTTGCCTATGTGGGTTATAACCAGTGGAAAGATTTTGCTGAGGCTTTTGAAGTCGGGAGGAAAACAACATTGCCCAAGATGGTCGTTTGGGATGGAAATGAAGTCTTTTTTTCG GTTATTGATTCTGAGAGCATTGACAGGGAGGATCAAGGATCCCAAATCACACTATTCCTTGAAAGATACAGAGAAGGGAAAGTAATAGAGAAGGCGTTGGGGGCTTCATTTGTAGGGTATCTTTCTTCACTTGTTGGCATGAGAACTGTCTATATCCTCGTCTTCTTGGTTGCTGTTATGTTTCTTATTGCAACTATTGGAAAAGAAGAATCTTCGGATGCTTCAACTTCCGTTGCTGATAACAGAGAAACTGCGCGATTGCATGCTGACAAGGAAGATTAG